The Helianthus annuus cultivar XRQ/B chromosome 16, HanXRQr2.0-SUNRISE, whole genome shotgun sequence genome includes a window with the following:
- the LOC110918139 gene encoding uncharacterized protein LOC110918139, with the protein MSSNNSELSALTQQQELDSKLGTTTRIPRLTDANDFPEWKWRFEQHLKVKDYKLWRSILRGPREIMMESPTEPDVKIKKPRDKYTEDDLLIVEEDDRALSYLTMGLGPDIAIGFRSCKSAKELWDSLIEVYEGNEDMKESRRNLLQQNFNNFNHIYGETIDNQIQRFVKLVTQMQMEEIHTTNASSNRQLLNALPKSWDHHVAMIKKTKDLARCTLSEMISHIKACELDDKQRETNYKNSMLAVGFSIAPASSNNNNIALLSQGGFQMFRNNSSAPQISAKVHSPGSSNQVVSSASTVTSAGNAGNVSTVAPTSAFAANNEMIAFFASQSKEKLEIAASVINCLNAFIAGKLDPPKWSPNDLSQIHPDDVEEMDITWQMAMAAFRAQKFVRKTGKNRWGNAWNGAAKVPFNLRCFNCHEEGHYARNCPKPLVNRDQASAELAQPATPGQPATPNRERALVTTTSIADAETSGSPQPQGLAQALVTAQHSL; encoded by the coding sequence ATGTCATCGAACAACAGTGAACTGTCTGCCCTAACTCAACAACAAGAACTGGACTCAAAGCTTGGAACTACAACACGTATTCCGAGATTAACTGATGCTAATgactttcccgagtggaagtggcgctttgaacagcatcTGAAGGTTAAAGATTACAAGCTATGGCGCAGTATCTTGAGAGGACCTAGGGAGATTATGATGGAAAGTCCTACAGAACCAGATGTCAAAATTAAAAAGCCTCGAGATAAATACACTGAAGATGATTTGCtcattgttgaagaagatgatcgtGCTCTTTCCTACTTAACTATGGGTTTAGGTCCTGATATTGCTATTGGCTTTCGCTcctgcaaatctgccaaagaattgtgggattctCTGATTGAAGTGTATGAAGGAAACGAAGACATGAAAGAGAGCCGAAGAAACTTActgcaacaaaacttcaacaatttcaaccatatttatggtgaaacaaTAGATAATCAGATTCAGAGATTCGTGAAGCTAGTCActcaaatgcaaatggaagaGATTCATACAACTAATGCATCCTCTAATCGACAACTTCTCAATGCACTGCCtaagagttgggatcatcatgttgcaATGATCAAGAAGACAAAAGACTTAGCTAGATGTACTCTGTCTGAGATGATCTCTCACATCAAGGCATGCGAACTGGATGATAAGCAAAGAGAAACGAATTACAAGAACAGTATGCTAGCTGTCGGTTTCTCCATTGCTCCCGCCtcttccaacaacaacaacatagcCTTACTGTCTCAAGGAGGTTTTCAGATGTTTCGCAATAATTCATCCGCTCCTCAAATTTCAGCAAAGGTGCACTCACCTGGATCCTCAAATCAAGTTGTTTCTTCAGCGTCTACTGTTACTTCTGCTGGAAATGCTGGAAATGTCTCTACTGTCGCCCCTACTTCTGCCTTCGCTGCAAACAACGAAATGATAGCCTTCTTCGCTAGTCAATCAAAAGAAAAACTGGAAATAGCAGCTTCAGtgatcaactgtttgaatgctttCATTGCAGgaaagcttgatccaccaaagtggAGTCCTAATGATCTGTCTCAGATTCAtccagatgatgttgaagaaatggatatCACTTGGCAGATGGCAATGGCTGCCTTCAGAGCTCAAAAGTTTGTGAGAAAAACAGGTAAAAACAGGTGGGGAAATGCATGGAATGGAGCTGCTAAAGTGCCCTTTAATCTTCGTTGTTTcaactgtcatgaggaaggaCACTATGCTCGTAACTGCCCAAAGCCACTTGTAAACAGAGATCAAGCTTCTGCAGAATTAGCACAACCAGCAACACCTGGTCAACCTGCAACTCCTAATCGAGAAAGGGCTCTTGTAACCACTACCAGTATAGCAGATGCTGAAACTTCTGGAAGTCCACAGCCGCAAGGATTAGCACAAGCACTGGTGACAGCCCAACATTCACTTTGA